A single region of the Pseudomonas solani genome encodes:
- a CDS encoding helix-turn-helix domain-containing protein, producing MELKQALAQAIKELRKSKDLSQETVGASQSYISDVERGIKSPSVIKLAELAENMGVHPLTILAKSYLLADPELGVDELLEQLRRELESL from the coding sequence ATGGAACTGAAGCAAGCGCTGGCGCAAGCCATCAAGGAGCTGAGAAAGAGCAAGGATCTTTCGCAGGAAACGGTGGGAGCGAGCCAGAGCTACATCAGCGATGTGGAGCGCGGCATCAAGAGCCCTTCGGTGATCAAGCTGGCCGAGCTGGCGGAGAACATGGGCGTGCACCCACTGACGATTCTGGCCAAGAGCTACCTGCTGGCAGACCCGGAACTGGGTGTGGATGAGCTGCTTGAGCAGTTGCGTCGGGAGCTTGAGAGCCTGTAG
- a CDS encoding DEAD/DEAH box helicase, whose translation MDDVAITHSDVYQSWQKHLFNFNLDDPKAKVPGLRKPQLAALYATLGHLVVDPATTATVVMPTGTGKTDTMLALIIAARMSRTLILVPSDALRTQLVNKCAEMKTLRTVGAVSDTALNPIVAAIDSKLVEAQVAELATANIIVATPQALLLFEDAALGVLVNMCSHLMIDEAHHVVAASWSRIKTAFKGKPCIQLTATPFREDGLALAGKIIYNYPLRDAQLDGYFKGIEFHPVREYNLNLSDQAIADKAVELLRADLKAGYNHLMMVRAKSHKRATDLFEIYKQHPDLTPVLIHSKVPNQARVMADIVEKKHRIIVCVDMLGEGFDLPELKIAAIHDQHQSPAVTLQFIGRLTRVDAALGDAKFVANIANQKTDHQMAALYKESADWSAVIRDVSEKKVSREIEKADFSEQFADGEDAQVIFGLNPNPKISAVAYHVSPQDWTPQRAQGLDGRREKLQYISTNDQADTVIAVTRRETPVGWAQTEEILDTNWNLYIAFYNKAQSTLFVHTSGDDTQATHFLNLVTRASRRINGEPAFRTLHDIKLMKLQNVGLSRARKDLRFTMHVGRDINQVISDIEKGNATKSNIFATGFEDGERTTVGCSQKGKIWEMNSSPINYWVEWCKRMSVKLNDNTIDPADVLKNVMRVEQIKDRWPEGLFYSDWPESIAIESEQRIALYFQGETFNLLDVELGKPEYIDARTLEIPVLVAGNDGDERRLTTISINLLEDGYKTSCPGVKILYPHEMPLDSYLDAEPLVLLKVDGSMVQGNYRHYSLNSMDVKLPADLLEPWDWGATKIYQESMRAERRKDSVQGFTFDKIADEYSIVFNDDGKGEIADLVAIRENKNAIYVDLYHCKYCPMTNGVAAPGARVADVYEVCGQASRSVKWLYTGDKFFNRLMDRYQQSLLKGFDRILKGTPQQLEILRNKCHDHELIFKFVIVQPAISAKMVSKEQLAVLGTSYSYIKSISGSDIKVIVSP comes from the coding sequence ATGGACGACGTAGCAATAACGCATTCTGATGTGTACCAGAGCTGGCAAAAACACCTCTTCAATTTCAATCTGGACGATCCTAAAGCCAAGGTGCCTGGTCTGCGGAAGCCGCAACTAGCTGCGCTTTACGCGACCCTTGGTCATTTGGTGGTCGACCCCGCAACTACGGCCACCGTAGTCATGCCCACCGGCACAGGGAAAACCGACACAATGCTCGCGCTGATCATCGCGGCGAGGATGAGCCGGACATTGATCCTTGTACCGTCGGACGCCCTCAGAACTCAGTTAGTGAATAAGTGCGCTGAGATGAAGACGCTTCGTACAGTGGGGGCCGTATCGGACACGGCGCTCAATCCCATTGTGGCGGCCATCGATTCGAAGCTGGTTGAGGCGCAGGTCGCTGAATTGGCTACGGCCAACATCATTGTGGCCACTCCCCAGGCCCTACTGCTATTCGAGGACGCTGCCTTGGGGGTGCTGGTCAACATGTGCAGCCACTTGATGATCGATGAGGCTCACCATGTCGTGGCAGCCAGTTGGAGTCGAATCAAAACAGCTTTCAAGGGCAAACCTTGTATACAGCTCACAGCGACGCCATTTCGGGAGGATGGCCTGGCTCTGGCTGGCAAGATCATCTACAACTACCCACTCCGGGATGCGCAGCTTGATGGTTATTTCAAAGGCATCGAGTTCCATCCGGTACGAGAATACAACCTCAATCTGTCCGACCAAGCCATCGCAGACAAGGCCGTTGAGCTGCTCCGGGCTGATCTCAAGGCAGGCTACAACCATTTGATGATGGTGCGTGCCAAGTCCCACAAGCGGGCGACAGACCTATTTGAGATTTACAAACAGCATCCCGACCTGACGCCAGTTCTGATTCACAGCAAGGTGCCGAACCAGGCCAGGGTGATGGCGGATATCGTCGAGAAGAAGCACCGGATCATCGTCTGTGTCGACATGCTTGGCGAAGGCTTCGATCTGCCCGAGCTCAAAATCGCCGCCATTCATGATCAACACCAAAGCCCAGCTGTAACGCTCCAGTTCATTGGTCGACTGACGAGAGTAGATGCGGCTCTTGGTGATGCCAAGTTTGTTGCCAATATCGCTAACCAGAAGACTGACCACCAAATGGCAGCCCTGTACAAGGAGAGTGCTGACTGGAGTGCAGTCATTCGCGACGTGAGCGAGAAAAAGGTCAGCCGGGAAATTGAAAAGGCGGACTTCAGCGAGCAGTTTGCCGATGGTGAAGATGCTCAGGTGATTTTTGGACTAAACCCGAACCCCAAAATTAGCGCAGTGGCATATCACGTCTCTCCCCAGGACTGGACACCACAGCGTGCGCAGGGGCTGGATGGGCGCAGAGAAAAACTGCAGTACATCTCGACCAATGATCAGGCCGATACAGTCATAGCTGTGACCCGGCGAGAGACGCCGGTTGGATGGGCTCAGACAGAAGAAATCCTCGATACCAATTGGAATCTGTACATCGCCTTCTATAACAAGGCGCAGAGCACCCTCTTCGTTCACACCTCAGGTGACGACACCCAGGCAACTCACTTTCTCAACCTGGTGACCAGAGCCTCCCGCCGCATCAATGGTGAGCCGGCCTTCCGTACGCTCCACGACATCAAACTGATGAAGCTGCAGAACGTTGGCCTATCACGCGCCCGGAAAGACCTGCGGTTCACGATGCACGTGGGGCGCGATATCAATCAAGTGATCAGCGATATTGAGAAGGGCAACGCGACAAAATCCAATATTTTCGCCACCGGCTTTGAGGATGGCGAACGAACTACCGTGGGCTGCTCGCAAAAAGGCAAGATCTGGGAGATGAACTCCTCTCCGATCAACTACTGGGTCGAGTGGTGCAAGCGCATGTCGGTCAAACTCAACGACAACACTATCGACCCTGCTGACGTGCTCAAAAATGTCATGCGTGTTGAGCAGATCAAGGACAGATGGCCAGAGGGCCTGTTTTACTCCGACTGGCCTGAGTCAATCGCGATCGAAAGCGAGCAAAGGATCGCATTGTATTTTCAGGGAGAGACTTTCAACCTCCTCGACGTCGAGCTTGGTAAGCCTGAGTACATTGACGCGCGGACGCTGGAGATACCCGTCCTTGTCGCGGGGAACGATGGCGATGAACGCCGCCTCACTACCATCTCCATCAATTTGTTGGAGGACGGCTACAAGACGTCCTGTCCAGGCGTGAAGATTCTTTACCCCCACGAAATGCCACTGGACTCCTACCTGGATGCCGAGCCGCTTGTATTGCTCAAGGTCGACGGTTCCATGGTGCAAGGCAACTACCGCCATTACTCGCTCAACAGCATGGATGTAAAACTGCCTGCCGATTTGCTCGAACCCTGGGATTGGGGAGCGACGAAAATCTATCAGGAGTCCATGCGTGCAGAGCGACGTAAAGACTCAGTACAAGGCTTCACTTTTGACAAGATCGCTGATGAATACTCCATCGTCTTCAACGATGACGGCAAAGGCGAAATCGCTGATCTAGTGGCAATTCGGGAAAACAAGAACGCCATATACGTCGACCTCTACCACTGCAAATACTGCCCTATGACGAATGGCGTGGCTGCGCCCGGGGCGCGCGTCGCCGACGTCTATGAAGTATGCGGCCAGGCGTCGAGATCGGTGAAATGGCTGTACACGGGCGACAAGTTCTTCAACCGATTGATGGATCGTTACCAGCAATCACTGCTCAAGGGCTTCGACAGAATCCTGAAAGGCACGCCTCAACAACTGGAGATACTGCGCAACAAATGCCACGACCATGAGCTGATCTTCAAGTTTGTGATCGTTCAACCCGCAATATCAGCGAAGATGGTGTCGAAGGAGCAGTTGGCCGTATTGGGAACGAGCTACTCATACATCAAGAGCATTTCGGGATCAGACATCAAGGTTATTGTTAGCCCTTAA